In a single window of the Halomicroarcula saliterrae genome:
- a CDS encoding winged helix-turn-helix transcriptional regulator: MSETRRRIRRRIDRDPGIHFRALTRGLELATGQVQYHLARLDDVTAERVNGRTHYYPPGYDAWERHTLAMLRRETARDVVVALYEGDQTRPDAVADRVGVARSTLEHHLDGLVAGDIVAKRREGNRVTLSLARPEETVALLGAVEPSLAERLTDRFERLIDSLLEEPRED, translated from the coding sequence ATGAGCGAGACGCGACGGCGCATCCGTCGGCGCATCGACCGCGACCCCGGCATCCACTTCCGGGCGCTGACGCGAGGGCTGGAGCTGGCGACGGGTCAGGTGCAGTACCACCTCGCCCGCCTCGACGACGTGACCGCGGAGCGAGTCAACGGTCGGACCCACTACTACCCGCCGGGCTACGACGCGTGGGAACGCCACACGCTGGCCATGCTCCGCCGGGAGACCGCCCGGGACGTGGTCGTGGCGCTGTACGAGGGCGACCAGACACGTCCCGACGCCGTCGCCGACCGGGTCGGCGTCGCTCGGAGCACGCTCGAACACCACCTCGACGGGCTCGTCGCGGGCGATATCGTCGCGAAACGGCGCGAGGGGAACCGCGTGACGCTCTCGCTGGCCCGCCCCGAGGAGACGGTCGCGCTGCTCGGTGCCGTGGAGCCGAGCCTCGCCGAGCGGCTGACCGACCGCTTCGAGCGGCTGATCGACAGCCTGCTCGAAGAGCCACGAGAGGACTGA
- a CDS encoding DUF7471 family protein — MNWPGHVGGHWGTAHVDFTVVLAVSGLTTAVLCVAGVAAYRRRGSRAYLLVALALAVLVARPVLGGLAMVGAVSPTTHHTLEHGADAVIVVLVLGAAYYTRSVEQRLEGP; from the coding sequence GACACTGGGGCACGGCCCACGTCGACTTCACGGTCGTACTCGCGGTGTCGGGACTGACCACAGCAGTGCTCTGTGTCGCGGGCGTCGCCGCCTACCGCCGACGGGGGTCACGGGCGTATCTGCTGGTCGCGCTGGCACTCGCGGTGCTCGTCGCCCGCCCGGTACTGGGCGGACTGGCGATGGTCGGGGCGGTCAGTCCGACGACGCACCACACGCTCGAACACGGCGCCGACGCGGTCATCGTCGTCCTCGTCCTCGGGGCCGCCTACTACACCCGCTCGGTCGAACAGCGACTGGAGGGGCCATGA
- a CDS encoding DUF7405 family protein produces the protein MSERGISRREFAKSAVAIGGTAALAACLDRFGQPDVPTGTDPSTLPARQHAWDGGLPTDDAGNTRLSRHHVLLLLDYERDGTPTDGDRQQVTDALRSLERAYAWQANGLQFTLGYSPAYFERFESGPAGVDLPAPESLAPFEDPELDTPDALLHLASDHESVVLAAEEALKDNRDTVNDVDVAASLDGVFAEQDRRTGFVGAGLPAQNQDVDGIPDSEPVPEDAPLFMGFKSGFDGNQASEDRVTVESGPFADGATQHLSRIRLQLQQWYEQDSRDQRVSKMFCPAHADEGKVEGVGENLGTDSGVGECPEDVVENSRREGVAGHAQKAARARDDDDTPIILRRDFDSTDGSEARVHFLSLQRAIADFVATKAVMNGTDVADESAVGQRVNNGILQYMRVERRGNYLLPPRGLRALPAANPA, from the coding sequence ATGAGTGAGCGTGGTATCTCCCGACGCGAGTTCGCGAAAAGCGCCGTCGCCATCGGCGGGACGGCCGCACTCGCGGCCTGTCTGGACCGGTTCGGACAGCCCGACGTGCCCACAGGGACCGACCCGTCGACGCTCCCGGCCAGACAGCACGCCTGGGACGGCGGGCTGCCGACCGACGACGCCGGGAACACGCGGCTGTCACGCCACCACGTCTTGCTGTTGCTCGACTACGAGCGCGACGGCACCCCGACCGACGGCGACCGACAGCAGGTCACCGACGCGCTCCGCTCGCTGGAACGGGCCTACGCCTGGCAGGCCAACGGCCTCCAGTTCACGCTCGGCTACAGCCCGGCGTACTTCGAGCGGTTCGAGAGCGGCCCCGCCGGGGTCGACCTTCCCGCTCCCGAGTCGCTGGCCCCCTTCGAGGACCCCGAACTCGACACGCCCGACGCACTGTTGCATCTGGCCAGCGACCACGAGTCCGTCGTGCTCGCGGCGGAGGAGGCCCTAAAGGACAACCGTGACACCGTCAACGACGTCGACGTAGCGGCCTCTCTCGACGGCGTCTTCGCCGAACAGGACCGCCGCACCGGCTTCGTCGGGGCCGGCCTCCCGGCACAGAACCAGGACGTGGACGGCATCCCGGACTCCGAGCCCGTCCCCGAAGACGCCCCGCTGTTCATGGGTTTCAAATCGGGCTTCGACGGGAACCAGGCCAGCGAGGACCGCGTCACCGTCGAGTCGGGCCCCTTCGCCGACGGCGCGACCCAGCACCTCTCGCGCATCCGCCTCCAGCTCCAGCAGTGGTACGAGCAGGACTCGCGCGACCAGCGCGTCTCGAAGATGTTCTGTCCGGCCCACGCCGACGAGGGCAAAGTCGAGGGCGTCGGCGAGAACCTGGGCACCGACAGCGGCGTGGGCGAGTGTCCCGAAGACGTCGTCGAGAACAGCCGGCGGGAGGGCGTCGCCGGCCACGCCCAGAAGGCCGCACGGGCCCGTGACGACGACGACACACCGATCATCCTCCGGCGGGACTTCGACTCCACCGACGGCAGCGAGGCGCGAGTCCACTTCCTCTCGCTGCAACGCGCTATCGCCGACTTCGTCGCCACGAAGGCCGTGATGAACGGCACCGACGTGGCCGACGAGTCCGCGGTCGGCCAGCGCGTCAACAACGGCATTCTCCAGTACATGCGCGTAGAGCGCCGCGGAAACTACCTGCTGCCGCCGCGGGGCCTGCGGGCGCTCCCGGCGGCGAACCCGGCTTGA